One Oncorhynchus masou masou isolate Uvic2021 chromosome 18, UVic_Omas_1.1, whole genome shotgun sequence DNA window includes the following coding sequences:
- the LOC135504269 gene encoding immunoglobulin-like and fibronectin type III domain-containing protein 1, with translation MWKKSKVTDQTATGQGAGIKKRSKVPGVMITQFIEVLPEGKSTPDFLRKPIALTIQEGKLAIFKANVCGHPKPEVTWGRAKGDMSDTETFQKKYDEATGEYTLEIHRVSGEEADTYKCYAINEYGKAICTAALNVIEVGFKKKKAMEQLEDIGQCFCHVSTRKGVDKEEAVKEPGEIDERFWEIIMSADRKDYERICAEFGVKDFRVMLKKLSEKKKERQEEQAKYIETINNLKHIDIKGVGIASFEFDLELKDLASRIFLYKDGVMIPYSDEEEMKHSLKTVGKKLIFSVRDLKAEDAGLYQVDVEEVNLFSTDFKIPTVDFIVKIQEVKAKEREDAMFECVLSHPWPRIKWMGKNATLEDGEKYTITVSEDKLIHRLLIKDCSQLDKGIYSAAAGIKTCSAWLIVEADSDPASHGKKKTRKTTQAGGTGLDLGKLAQEQQEKLAKERQEQIDASNKARAEEERLAREALLAPPPPDTGDGDSGEGGDSGEGKDTGDGKNKSKSGSNKSKDGGKSVGKSVGEMKDSEKEGDDKKNKKSTDDSDKGKGASNNGIDPNANGEGDGDSKGHKGHTGPLIPDTVIDAEKERDDMYKKSTDVSGKGKDPNVKSGTGETEEYIDATGMHSVRTRQGPLLKDTVIDPNGQSGTGETEEYTDASGKRSEHTRQGPLLKDTVIDPNAQSGTGETEQYTDVSGKRSERTRQGPLLKDTVIDPGVQFVSGLSNVHALIGQPAELMCKLSNDNCEGTWYRDSKKLTADDGHIMSRDGANHKLVINRCQEEDSGKYRFEADGRKTEAMLNVEDPPRFDPDDLSAFSQPVIVKVGNSTTFKLPFVGRKPMKIQWYRKGEELLDDNTTKIEKSFTQSRLLLSKCQRKDTGEIKIKLKNEHGTMEAISRLIVLDKPTAPQGPVEVLESTASCIHIKWRAPKDDGGCPVINYNLERQQVGRNTWKKLGDIPGVPEYKDNDVEHGRKYCYRIRVVTEEGVSEMMETDDLTAGTLAFPSSPAPPKVASAFNNCINLTWTTPTDTGESRILGYNLEKRKKGSNLWSPVNPTDEPIQEKKRAVTDVVAGNEYEFRVYAINVSGLSKPSSPSEFIFAKDPKNPPGKVEDLKVADTSYTALSLSWNKPTEEVGVQDEAKGYFIEVRQAECIDWTRCNVTPIILTTFTVKSLKAMAMYWIRVIAINDGGEGVPQDLDNYILAMPPPVRPCFTDNKMKSFLVVRAGNSVRILLNFEASPWPEVTWLKDDVPLLKRVNISNSESSSQLLITSSERSDSGIYTIVVKNLVGQESFSVEVRVTDDPKPPGPVELEENVPGTVTVIWEPSPDEKRDDHLHYSVSKRDSTKGSWSTVADWLFNNKFTACNIMPGREYHFRVYAKNDMGMSSPSESPTWGSERRKDTFVVNMPAYKTCDLRTAPAFLVPLRQHTAPKGYECYMSCAIKGNPKPRVTWYRNNISLNTNTNYLITNICGVCSLLILRVTPKDWGEYNIQIESALGRAESSTKLTVRE, from the exons ACTGGTGAATACACTCTAGAG ATTCACAGAGTGTctggagaggaggcagacacTTACAAATGCTATGCTATCAATGAATATGGCAAGGCTATTTGTACTGCAGCATTGAATGTGATTGAGG TTGGATTCAAGAAGAAGAAAGCCATGGAGCAGTTAGAAGACATAGGT CAATGCTTCTGTCATGTTTCAACCAGGAAGGGAGTGGACAAAGAGGAAGCGGTGAAAGAACCTGGAGAAATCGATGAAAGGTTCTGGGAAATCATCATGAGTGCAGACAGGAAGGACTATGAACGAATCTGCGCTGAGTTTGGTGTCAAAGACTTCCGTGTAATGCTGAAGAAACTCAGTGAGAAGAaaaaggagagacaggaggaacagGCCAAG TATATTGAGACCATCAATAACCTGAAACATATTGATATTAAAGGAGTAGGCATTGCTTCGTTTGAGTTTGACCTTGAGCTCAAAGACCTCGCCAGTAGGATTTTCCTCTACAAG GATGGTGTAATGATTCCCTATAGTGATGAAGAAGAAATGAAACACAGCTTAAAGACTGTTGGGAAGAAGTTAATCTTCAGTGTGCGGGACCTTAAGGCAGAGGATGCTGGGCTCTATCAAGTGGATGTTGAGGAGGTCAATCTGTTCTCTACAGACTTCAAGA TTCCCACAGTGGATTTCATTGTCAAGATCCAGGAGGTGAAggccaaagagagagaggatgctatGTTTGAGTGTGTCCTGTCACATCCCTGGCCCAGAATCAAATGGATGGGCAAGAATGCCAcgctggaggatggagagaaatacACCATAACTGTATCAGAAGACAAGCTGATCCACAGACTGCTAATAAAGGACTGTAGCCAGCTGGACAAGGGCATCTACTCTGCTGCGGCAGGAATCAAGACATGCAGTGCCTGGCTGATAGTGGAAG ctgacagCGACCCTGCTTCCCATGGTAAAAAGAAGACCCGTAAAACAACCCAGGCTGGTGGAACAGGGTTGGATCTGGGGAAACTGGCTCAAGAGCAGCAGGAAAAACTGGCGAAGGAAAGGCAGGAGCAGATCGACGCTTCAAACAAGGCCAGAGCGGAGGAGGAGAGGCTTGCCCGAGAGGCACTTCTGGCACCCCCTCCTCCTGATACTGGGGATGGAGACAGTGGGGAAGGCGGAGACAGTGGGGAAGGCAAAGACACCGGAGATGGAAAAAACAAGTCTAAAAGTGGATCAAACAAATCCAAAGATGGTGGCAAATCAGTTGGCAAATCAGTTGGCGAAATGAAAGACTCTGAAAAGGAAGGAGATGACAAGAAGAACAAGAAATCCACTGATGATTCTGACAAAGGCAAAG GAGCATCAAACAATGGAATTGACCCAAATGCAAACGGGGAAGGTGATGGAGACAGTAAGGGACATAAGGGCCATACTGGTCCACTTATACCAGACACAGTCATTG ATGctgagaaggaaagagatgacaTGTACAAGAAATCCACTGATGTTTCGGGCAAAGGCAAAG ATCCCAATGTGAAAAGTGGGACAGGAGAAACTGAAGAGTACATTGATGCGACTGGCATGCATTCAGTGCGCACAAGGCAAGGCCCACTACTGAAAGACACAGTGATTG ATCCCAATGGGCAAAGTGGTACAGGAGAAACTGAGGAGTACACTGATGCATCTGGCAAGCGTTCAGAGCACACAAGGCAAGGCCCACTGCTGAAGGACACAGTGATTG ATCCCAATGCTCAAAGTGGTACAGGAGAAACTGAGCAGTACACTGATGTGTCTGGcaagcgttcagagcgcacaagGCAAGGCCCACTGCTGAAGGACACAGTGATTG ATCCAGGAGTTCAGTTCGTAAGCGGGTTGTCAAATGTCCATGCCCTCATTGGCCAGCCTGCAGAACTGATGTGTAAGCTGAGCAATGATAATTGTGAAGGGACCTGGTACAGAGACAGCAAGAAG TTGACAGCAGATGATGGACACATAATGTCCAGAGATGGTGCAAACCACAAGCTGGTCATCAACCGTTGtcaggaggaagactctggaaAATACCGCTTTGAGGCAGACGGGCGTAAAACTGAGGCAATGCTGAATGTGGAAG ACCCTCCCAGGTTTGACCCTGATGATCTGTCTGCGTTCTCTCAGCCGGTCATAGTCAAAGTGGGGAATAGCACCACTTTCAAACTGCCCTTTGTGGGCCGCAAGCCCATGAAGATCCAGTGGTACAGAAAAGGAGAGGAGCTCCTGGACGATAACACCACCAAGATAGAGAAGTCCTTCACCCAAAGCCGCCTGCTCCTCAGCAAGTGCCAGCGCAAAGACACTGGAGAGATCAAGATCAAGCTCAAGAACGAACATGGTACCATGGAGGCTATCTCAAGACTCATTGTCCTCG ACAAACCCACTGCGCCCCAGGGCCCTGTGGAGGTCCTCGAAAGCACAGCCTCTTGTATTCATATCAAATGGAGAGCTCCAAAGGATGACGGTGGCTGCCCAGTAATAAACTACAACCTGGAGCGCCAGCAAGTTGGCCGCAACACTTGGAAGAAGCTGGGGGACATCCCTGGCGTGCCCGAATACAAGGATAACGACGTGGAACACGGCAGGAAGTATTGCTATCGTATCAGGGTGGTCACAGAGGAGGGCGTCAGTGAGATGATGGAGACTGATGACCTCACGGCTGGCACCTTGG CCTTTCCTAGCAGCCCTGCCCCACCAAAAGTGGCTAGTGCTTTTAACAACTGCATCAACCTGACATGGACTACCCCGACCGACACTGGCGAGTCTCGCATCCTGGGCTACAACTTGGAAAAACGCAAGAAGGGGAGTAATCTTTGGAGTCCTGTCAACCCTACAGATGAGCCTATCCAAG AAAAGAAACGTGCAGTGACAGATGTTGTAGCAGGGAACGAATACGAGTTCAGAGTTTATGCTATCAATGTCTCAGGACTCAGCAAGCCCAGTTCCCCTTCAGAGTTTATTTTCGCAAAAGACCCAAAGA ATCCCCCAGGGAAAGTGGAAGATCTGAAGGTGGCAGACACATCCTACACCGCCCTCTCCCTGTCCTGGAACAAACCCACAGAGGAAGTGGGGGTCCAGGATGAGGCCAAAGGGTATTTTATAGAGGTCAGGCAGGCTGAGTGCATAGACTGGACCCGCTGTAACGTCACCCCCATCATCTTGACCACCTTCACTGTGAAAAGCCTGAAGGCCATGGCCATGTACTGGATCAGGGTGATCGCTATCAATGACGGAGGAGAAGGAGTGCCCCAGGATCTGGACAACTACATCCTGGCCATGCCTCCACCTG TGAGACCATGCTTCACCGATAATAAGATGAAGAGTTTCTTGGTGGTGAGAGCTGGAAATTCTGTCAGGATCCTCTTAAACTTTGAG GCATCCCCATGGCCAGAAGTCACGTGGCTGAAGGACGATGTTCCTTTGCTGAAGCGGGTCAATATCTCCAACTCTGAATCGTCATCTCAACTTCTGATCACTTCCTCTGAGCGCTCTGATTCAGGGATCTACACCATAGTGGTCAAAAATCTAGTGGGCCAGGAGAGCTTCAGCGTGGAGGTCAGGGTTACag ATGATCCCAAGCCTCCAGGACCAGTAGAACTTGAGGAGAACGTCCCAGGCACTGTGACTGTGATTTGGGAGCCATCCCCTGATGAGAAGCGTGACGACCACCTTCACTACTCTGTGTCTAAACGGGACTCCACCAAAGGCTCATGGAGCACGGTGGCCGACTGGCTCTTCAACAACAAGTTCACGGCTTGTAACATTATGCCTGGCAGGGAGTACCACTTCAGGGTCTACGCCAAGAATGACATGGGCATGTCTTCTCCGTCTGAGTCTCCCACTTGGGGAAGCGAGAGGAGGAAAG ACACATTTGTGGTAAACATGCCAGCCTACAAAACGTGTGATTTGCGGACCGCTCCAGCCTTCCTTGTGCCACTGAGACAGCACACAGCACCCAAAGGCTATGAGTGCTACATGAGCTGTGCCATAAAGGGAAATCCCAAGCCTCGCGTCACTTGGTACCGCAACAACATCAGCCTCAACACTAACACCAACTATTTGATCACGAACATCTGTGGTGTCTGCTCCTTGCTGATACTCCGTGTGACCCCCAAAGACTGGGGCGAGTACAACATCCAAATAGAAAGTGCCCTGGGGAGGGCCGAGTCCTCCACCAAACTCACAGTCAGAG AATGA